The Miscanthus floridulus cultivar M001 chromosome 7, ASM1932011v1, whole genome shotgun sequence genome includes a region encoding these proteins:
- the LOC136466387 gene encoding photosystem II 5 kDa protein, chloroplastic-like, producing MASLTMMASFAAVAVAAPSRRGSFAVVRAAMADRCQQEPASARLAAAAEEAAEGRRAVMLAAAAAAVAAIGGAGAAMADPKNGSPEAKKYAPICVTMPTAKVCHN from the coding sequence ATGGCGTCGCTCACCATGATGGCGTCCTTCGCCGCCGTGGCGGTGGCCGCGCCCTCGCGCCGCGGCAGCTTCGCCGTGGtcagggccgccatggccgaccgctgccagcaggagcccgcCAGCGCcaggctggcggcggcggccgaggaGGCCGCCGAGGGGCGCCGCGCTGTCATGCtcgcggcggctgcggcggccgtggcggccatcggcggcgccggcgccgccatgGCGGACCCCAAGAACGGGAGCCCCGAGGCGAAGAAGTACGCGCCCATCTGCGTCACCATGCCCACCGCCAAGGTCTGCCACAACTGA
- the LOC136466386 gene encoding uncharacterized protein translates to MAGRPRQQTELHSPSASTRRRERWLVVLGVALHAVYMLSIFDIYFKSPIVHSMDPVPPRLSAAPAKRLVLLVADGLRADKFFEPDERGRYRAPFLRGVIEEKGRWGVSHARPPTESRPGHVSLIAGFYEDPSAVTKGWKANPVEFDSVFNQSRHTISFGSPDIVPIFCSNLPHSTWGTYPHEYEDFATDASFLDHWSFDQFQGLINRSFDDVKLRQLLLQDKLVIFLHLLGCDTNGHAHRPYSSIYLNNVKVVDQIAESMYNLMENYFNDNQTAYVFTADHGMSDKGSHGDGHPSNADTPLVAWGAGIRSPKFLAYTEKPDDGFRFVDDHKHDTPTPKDWALEGFERVDVNQADIAPLMATLVGLPCPMNSVGSLPTPYLKLSKTDEVEAVLANTKQILNQFLRKSQLKESSSLYFKPFKPLANFSLVLSQIEDLISGRDYETAMEQSEELRRLALAGLHYFQTYDWFMLMTTITLGYIGWMVNLIIHVLQSYTSFPAILLKRAQMYPRNTSMKVYIGGCFFMGLSSIILLLEKLPLLYHAYVFMTIFLWTRIVQNFEFLKAVWRELANKPFKYIFNVLTSSVVALLVLEFLVMSFFDRKVYTWCFLVLGILGSTYVALFIQTSPALAIYIWLACWFLSVFTLMPAEIPENINLVIFSGGLIILIGLASRWIKSNSSSFWLYLTRANKQDPQSFKLYFIQVILVALSSIMVWLSTSHRSQNRELHSLHQLINWSVAGVAMVLPLFSPPSVLSRLTSIFLGFAPPFLLLSIGYEAVFYSAFAMVLIGWIFVESANLYRSESGSARRRSLADDSVFGYEERHLRLSDLRIPLLFVILFNVAFFGTGNFASIASFEISSVYRFITVFSPFLMAGLLIFKLFIPFMLVICTFSAVTKVVRIPRLGCYFLVILLSDVMTIHFFFLVRNTGSWMEIGNSISHFGIVSAQVVFVLLLFALTNIYTRDILVSSRQLTARKVM, encoded by the exons ATGGCCGGCCGCCCGCGCCAGCAGACGGAGCTGCACTCGCCGTCCGCCTCCACGCGGCGGCGCGAGCGGTGGCTGGTCGTACTCGGCGTCGCGCTCCACGCCGTGTACATGCTCAGCATCTTCGACATCTACTTCAAGTCCCCCATCGTGCACAGCATGGATCCCGTGCCGCCCCGCCTCTCGGCGGCCCCCGCCAAGCGCCTCGTTCTCCTCGTCG CGGACGGGCTCAGGGCGGACAAGTTCTTCGAGCCGGACGAGCGGGGGAGATACAGAGCGCCGTTCCTGCGCGGCGTGATCGAGGAGAAGGGACGGTGGGGAGTCAGCCACGCGCGCCCGCCCACCGAGTCCAGGCCCGGTCATGTCTCCCTCATCGCTGGCTTCTACGAGGATCCCAGTGCTGTCACCAAAG GATGGAAGGCCAATCCTGTTGAGTTTGATTCTGTATTCAATCAGAGTCGGCACACTATCTCATTTGGAAGTCCAGATATTGTTCCTATATTCTGCAGTAACCTACCTCACAGTACTTGGGGCACTTATCCCCATGAATATGAAGACTTTGCAACAG ATGCATCATTTCTGGATCATTGGTCATTTGACCAGTTTCAAGGTCTTATCAACAGGTCTTTTGATGATGTTAAATTGAGGCAGTTACTCCTACAAGATAAGTTGGTTATATTTCTGCACTTGCTGGGTTGTGATACCAATGGCCATGCACACCGACCCTATTCAAGCATCTATCTGAACAATGTCAAGGTTGTTGATCAAATAGCTGAAAGTATGTACAATCTCATGGAGAACTACTTCAATGACAATCAAACAGCATATGTGTTTACTGCAGATCATGGAATGAGTGACAAAG GAAGCCATGGAGACGGACACCCTTCAAATGCAGATACTCCTCTTGTAGCATGGGGTGCTGGAATTAGAAGCCCAAAGTTCCTGGCTTATACAGAGAAACCTGATGATGGCTTTCGGTTTGTAGATGACCACAAACATGATACACCCACTCCAAAAGACTGGGCCCTTGAAGGCTTTGAAAGAGTAGATGTCAACCAGGCTGACATAGCTCCCCTAATG GCTACACTTGTGGGGTTGCCATGCCCGATGAACTCTGTGGGGAGCTTACCTACTCCTTATTTGAAACTAAGCAAG ACTGATGAAGTTGAAGCTGTTCTGGCCAATACAAAGCAAATTCTTAACCAGTTTCTCCGAAAGTCAC AGCTGAAGGAATCCAGTTCACTCTACTTCAAACCTTTTAAGCCACTGGCAAACTTTTCTCTAGTGCTCAGTCAGATTGAGGATCTTATATCTGGAAGGGACTATGAAACTGCCATGGAGCAATCTGAGGAGCTCCGAAGGCTGGCTCTTGCTGGTCTTCATTATTTCCAAACATATGATTGGTTCATGTTAATGACTACAATTACCCTTGGATATATTGGATGGATGGTGAACCTCATTATACATGTGCTACAGTCTTATACATCATTTCCTGCAATTCTTCTCAAGAGGGCTCAAATGTATCCTAGGAATACCTCCATGAAA GTTTACATTGGTGGATGTTTCTTTATGGGTTTGTCATCCATTATACTACTTCTAGAGAAGTTACCACTTCTTTACCATGCTTATGTATTTATGACAATattcctttggacaagaattgtACAAAACTTTGAATTTTTGAAGGCCGTATGGAGAGAACTAGCTAATAAGCCCTTCAAGTACATTTTTAATGTCCTGACCAGTTCAGTTGTTGCACTGCTTGTATTGGAGTTTCTG GTTATGAGCTTCTTTGATAGGAAAGTTTATACGTGGTGCTTCTTGGTCCTCGGGATACTCGGTTCAACTTATGTAGCCTTGTTTATTCAAACTAGCCCTGCACTTGCGATATACATATGGCTTGCTTGCTGGTTCCTGTCTGTATTCACTTTGATGCCAGCTGAAATTCCAGAAAACATCAACTTGGT AATTTTTAGTGGAGGGCTCATAATACTTATTGGATTAGCTTCAAGATGGATTAAATCGAATAGTTCCAGCTTTTGGCTATATCTCACTCGAGCAAATAAACAGGATCCTCAATCCTTTAAACTGTATTTTATTCAG GTTATTTTAGTTGCACTATCTTCGATAATGGTGTGGCTATCTACCTCACATCGGTCCCAGAACAGAGAATTGCACTCACTGCACCAGTTGATCAATTGGTCTGTAGCTG GTGTTGCTATGGTGCTACCTCTTTTCTCACCACCTAGTGTTCTATCCCGTCTTACATCTATATTCTTGGGTTTTGCTCCTCCATTTCTGCTGCTTTCTATTGG CTATGAAGCAGTTTTCTATAGCGCTTTTGCAATGGTACTCATTGGATGGATATTTGTGGAATCTGCCAACCTGTATCGCTCAGAAAGTGGTTCTGCACGTCGCAGAAGCCTTGCGGATGACTCGGTTTTTGGCTATGAAGAAAGACACCTACGACTATCTGATTTAAGAATCCCTCTGTTATTT GTGATCTTATTTAATGTCGCCTTCTTTGGTACTGGTAATTTTGCAAGTATTGCAAGCTTTGAGATCTCGTCTGTGTACAGATTCATTACAGTATTTAGT CCATTTCTTATGGCAGGACTTCTTATCTTTAAGTTGTTCATTCCGTTCATGCTTGTCAT ATGTACGTTTAGTGCGGTTACCAAGGTTGTCCGCATCCCACGACTGGGCTGTTATTTTCTTGTAATACTGCTTTCAGATGTAATGACTATTCATTTCTTTTTCCTG GTACGGAATACCGGTAGTTGGATGGAGATTGGCAACAGCATTAGCCATTTCGGAATAGTGAGCGCCCAAGTAGTCTTCGTTTTGCTGCTTTTTGCCCTCACAAATATATACACAAGAGATATCTTGGTCTCATCTCGGCAACTAACCGCGAGGAAAGTTATGTAA